A single genomic interval of Koleobacter methoxysyntrophicus harbors:
- a CDS encoding GTPase, with product MKENECVIIGKTNVGKTLFVINFAEYLGCKILKVESVYPDGRQFERLFSIKEATLKLTDSNPHKTKCLHKINVTIPVGKKKKKVLIIDSCGLIEGIHPEEEIRKAISQTLALVRDSKIILHMIDASAVEKKGTLNSLGEVDYQIAQFAQLRSGYAILANKMDLLESKNGLNKLKGEFPANYIIPISALYKRGFKEVKDFVVRNV from the coding sequence ATGAAAGAAAACGAATGTGTCATCATAGGTAAAACTAATGTAGGCAAAACCCTTTTTGTTATAAATTTTGCTGAATATTTGGGCTGTAAAATACTCAAGGTAGAATCTGTTTATCCCGATGGACGCCAATTTGAAAGGCTTTTTTCAATTAAAGAGGCTACTTTAAAATTAACCGATTCAAACCCTCACAAAACAAAATGTTTACATAAAATAAATGTAACCATACCGGTAGGGAAAAAGAAAAAAAAGGTGCTTATAATCGATTCATGTGGCTTAATTGAAGGGATTCACCCAGAAGAGGAAATAAGAAAAGCAATTTCTCAAACCCTTGCTTTAGTAAGGGATTCAAAGATAATTTTACATATGATAGATGCATCTGCCGTAGAAAAAAAGGGAACACTTAATTCCCTTGGGGAAGTTGATTATCAGATTGCCCAATTCGCTCAATTGAGGTCAGGTTATGCAATTTTGGCAAATAAAATGGATCTCCTTGAGAGTAAAAATGGTTTAAATAAACTAAAAGGAGAGTTTCCGGCTAACTATATAATCCCGATATCTGCTTTGTATAAAAGGGGATTTAAAGAGGTGAAAGATTTTGTTGTTAGAAATGTTTGA
- the spoVK gene encoding stage V sporulation protein K — translation MGLHTVFNDNLTGPQDIYDLLERGQITPSEAVALFIKFEECKDNLPFPANSKDKPVSIDEIMKELDSLIGLTKVKKLVKELRAFIEIQKCREKEGLTTEPLVMHMIFKGNPGTGKTTVARILGNIFKEMGLLQKGHLVEVERADLVGEYIGHTAQKTREQIKKALGGILFIDEAYSLARGGEKDFGKEAIDTLVKAMEDYKDNLILILAGYEKEMEDFLKSNPGLKSRFPIHIDFTDYSIDELMEIAKLMLDKREYKLSDTAFNILKEILLKQKYKNQDKLGNARLVRNLIEKAIRRQAVRLVQQKGVTREDLMLITEDDIRGVEEE, via the coding sequence ATGGGATTACACACAGTATTTAATGATAATCTTACCGGACCCCAGGATATATACGATCTTTTAGAAAGGGGGCAGATAACACCTTCGGAGGCTGTTGCCCTATTTATAAAATTTGAAGAATGCAAAGATAATTTACCCTTCCCGGCGAATTCAAAAGATAAGCCGGTCTCCATTGATGAGATTATGAAAGAATTAGATTCCCTAATAGGGCTTACAAAAGTAAAAAAACTTGTAAAAGAGCTTCGGGCATTTATTGAAATACAGAAATGCAGAGAAAAAGAGGGTTTAACTACAGAGCCTCTGGTCATGCATATGATATTTAAGGGAAATCCAGGGACCGGGAAAACTACTGTGGCCAGAATATTAGGTAATATATTTAAGGAGATGGGCCTTCTTCAAAAAGGTCATTTGGTTGAAGTCGAAAGGGCTGACCTGGTAGGAGAATATATAGGACATACTGCCCAAAAGACAAGGGAACAAATAAAAAAAGCCCTGGGTGGAATTCTTTTTATAGATGAAGCATATTCATTAGCCAGAGGAGGGGAAAAAGATTTCGGGAAAGAAGCTATTGACACCCTTGTAAAAGCAATGGAAGATTATAAAGATAATTTAATATTAATTTTAGCTGGTTATGAAAAAGAAATGGAAGATTTTTTAAAAAGCAATCCCGGTTTAAAGTCTAGGTTTCCAATTCATATCGATTTTACCGATTATTCCATTGATGAATTAATGGAAATAGCAAAACTAATGTTAGACAAACGGGAGTATAAGTTATCCGATACGGCCTTCAATATATTAAAAGAAATTCTCCTCAAACAGAAATATAAAAACCAGGATAAATTAGGAAATGCCAGATTGGTTAGGAATCTAATAGAAAAAGCAATAAGAAGGCAGGCAGTTAGATTGGTTCAACAAAAAGGGGTTACGAGGGAAGATTTAATGTTAATAACTGAAGATGACATAAGGGGGGTAGAAGAGGAATGA
- the hfq gene encoding RNA chaperone Hfq gives MSKQQINLQDSFLNQVRKENVSVTIYLINGFQLKGIVKGFDNFTVILEADGKQHLIYKHAISTITPFKNLSFSFPDLKKNTEELT, from the coding sequence ATGAGCAAACAACAAATTAATCTTCAGGACAGCTTTTTAAATCAAGTCAGGAAAGAAAACGTATCAGTTACTATCTATCTCATCAATGGGTTTCAGTTAAAAGGCATAGTTAAGGGTTTTGATAATTTTACAGTAATTTTAGAAGCAGATGGCAAACAGCATCTTATATATAAGCATGCCATATCAACTATAACCCCTTTTAAAAACCTGAGTTTTTCTTTTCCTGATTTAAAGAAAAATACCGAAGAATTAACATAA
- the miaA gene encoding tRNA (adenosine(37)-N6)-dimethylallyltransferase MiaA produces the protein MFDKPPLLVIVGPTAVGKTKHAIEVAKMLDSEIISADSMQIYKYMDIGTAKPTPEERQRIPHHMIDIVEPDEEFSVADYKELAEEKIKSIFEKGKIPLLVGGTGLYVKAVIDNYFFSDASIDKEYRETLKQIALEKGGDYLHDILNKKDPAAASRIHPNDIKRIIRALEVYYQTGKPISYFEKETQKGSTPYNLSYFGLTMSRERLYNLINQRVDDMIAKGLVDEVKGLLERGYNKELNALKGLGYKQIIGYLEGGYNLEKAIEILKRDTRRFAKRQFTWFKRDKRIKWINVEEISLKDYLLKNFNSILQENQKFPRISIEI, from the coding sequence ATGTTTGATAAACCACCATTATTGGTTATTGTCGGCCCTACCGCTGTAGGTAAAACCAAACATGCTATAGAAGTGGCAAAAATGCTTGACTCGGAAATAATTTCAGCAGATTCTATGCAAATTTATAAATACATGGATATCGGTACTGCAAAACCTACACCGGAAGAAAGACAAAGGATTCCCCATCATATGATAGATATAGTGGAACCTGATGAAGAATTTAGTGTTGCAGATTATAAAGAATTAGCCGAGGAAAAAATAAAGAGTATCTTTGAAAAAGGCAAAATACCTTTACTCGTAGGCGGAACGGGATTATATGTAAAGGCAGTTATAGATAATTATTTTTTTTCAGATGCGAGTATTGATAAAGAATATAGGGAAACTCTAAAACAAATAGCCCTTGAAAAAGGAGGGGATTATTTACATGATATTCTGAACAAGAAAGACCCTGCAGCTGCCTCAAGAATCCACCCTAATGATATCAAGAGGATTATTCGTGCCCTTGAAGTCTATTATCAAACAGGAAAACCTATTTCATATTTTGAAAAAGAAACCCAAAAAGGATCAACACCCTATAATTTATCATATTTTGGCTTAACGATGAGTAGAGAACGATTATATAATTTAATTAATCAACGAGTCGATGATATGATCGCAAAGGGACTTGTTGATGAAGTTAAAGGTTTGTTGGAAAGAGGATATAATAAGGAATTAAATGCTCTGAAAGGATTGGGTTATAAACAGATTATAGGTTATCTGGAAGGAGGGTATAATTTAGAAAAGGCTATAGAAATATTAAAACGCGATACAAGGAGATTTGCTAAACGGCAGTTTACCTGGTTTAAAAGGGATAAAAGGATTAAATGGATTAATGTTGAAGAAATTTCTTTGAAAGATTATTTGCTAAAAAATTTTAATTCAATTTTGCAGGAAAATCAAAAATTTCCTAGAATTAGTATAGAAATATGA
- the mutL gene encoding DNA mismatch repair endonuclease MutL: protein MGNKVIILDGSTINKIAAGEVIERPASIVKELIENSIDAGSSRIFIEIRNGGKDLIKVTDDGIGMSSIDAELAFERHATSKIKGAEDLFFVKTLGFRGEALPSIAAVSEVEMITKRREDLLGTRIKLLNGIVTTKEETGSPDGTTIIVTKLFHNVPARKKFLKKETLESGYISDVINRLALANPSIHFKFINNDKIVLNSPGNNDLIHTIANIYGKDTAKNLVKVYISEGEYCLSGYISNPQLTRSNRNYQTYSINRRIIKDNIISKAVEDGYKTLLPVNRYPVVILNLDLPPNQVDVNVHPSKTEIRFNDEKQIYGFISEGISRILKEVTYIPRVKADYFKDKDVREYKIKEQLTINIEDEKKDDSFVDIREYYPESGDKIIGGGEKKEIKETDEDSLIQEEVLPDLIPIGQLFSTYILAQSSGAFFIIDQHAAHERIIYEELLEKRNEKRNYKQELITPIMIDLTHKEKNIIIENIDLIDELGFEIEEFGSNTILIRSVPYMLIDEVNKQLFIDIANQLESVSNEKEKEQEKILVMIACKSAIKAHDKLSHPEMEALIRELKKTKYPFTCPHGRPTIISMSLYEIEKRFKRK from the coding sequence ATAGTCAAAGAATTAATTGAAAATTCGATAGATGCAGGCAGTTCCAGGATATTCATAGAAATAAGAAATGGTGGTAAAGATCTTATTAAAGTAACAGATGATGGTATTGGAATGAGCTCAATAGATGCAGAACTGGCCTTTGAACGTCATGCTACCAGTAAGATAAAAGGTGCTGAAGACCTTTTTTTTGTTAAAACTTTAGGGTTTAGAGGAGAGGCATTACCGAGTATTGCTGCGGTTTCAGAAGTGGAAATGATTACGAAAAGAAGGGAAGATTTGCTCGGGACAAGGATAAAGCTATTAAATGGTATTGTAACAACAAAAGAAGAAACCGGTAGTCCTGATGGGACAACCATTATTGTAACAAAATTATTTCACAATGTCCCTGCAAGAAAGAAATTTTTAAAAAAAGAGACCTTAGAATCAGGATATATCAGTGATGTTATTAACAGATTGGCATTGGCAAACCCTTCAATTCATTTTAAATTTATAAACAATGATAAAATCGTTTTAAATAGTCCCGGAAATAATGACCTTATACATACAATTGCAAATATATATGGGAAGGATACTGCTAAAAACCTCGTTAAAGTTTATATTTCTGAAGGAGAATATTGTCTTTCAGGGTATATTTCTAATCCTCAATTAACCCGTTCAAATAGAAATTACCAAACATATTCGATAAACCGCAGAATTATTAAAGATAATATAATATCAAAAGCTGTAGAAGATGGTTATAAAACATTGTTACCGGTTAATAGATATCCTGTTGTAATATTAAATTTAGACCTTCCTCCAAACCAGGTAGATGTCAATGTTCACCCTTCAAAAACCGAAATAAGGTTCAACGATGAGAAACAGATATACGGTTTCATAAGTGAGGGAATTTCTAGGATTTTAAAAGAGGTTACCTATATTCCCAGGGTAAAAGCGGATTATTTTAAGGATAAGGATGTAAGAGAATATAAAATTAAAGAACAGCTAACGATTAATATTGAGGATGAAAAAAAAGATGATTCTTTTGTCGATATTAGGGAATATTATCCAGAAAGTGGTGATAAAATAATAGGAGGAGGTGAAAAGAAAGAAATAAAAGAAACGGATGAAGATAGCTTAATTCAGGAAGAGGTATTACCCGATTTAATTCCTATCGGTCAGCTATTTTCAACGTACATTCTAGCTCAAAGTTCCGGGGCCTTCTTTATAATAGATCAGCATGCGGCCCATGAGCGAATTATTTATGAAGAACTATTAGAAAAACGTAATGAAAAAAGGAATTATAAACAGGAGTTAATTACTCCTATAATGATCGATTTAACTCACAAGGAAAAAAATATAATAATTGAAAATATTGATCTTATTGACGAACTTGGATTTGAAATAGAAGAATTCGGTTCAAATACAATATTAATAAGATCAGTTCCCTATATGTTGATCGATGAAGTTAACAAACAGCTTTTTATAGATATTGCTAACCAATTGGAATCAGTAAGCAATGAGAAAGAAAAGGAACAGGAAAAAATATTAGTAATGATAGCCTGTAAATCTGCTATAAAGGCCCATGATAAATTAAGCCATCCAGAGATGGAGGCCCTTATACGAGAATTAAAGAAAACCAAATATCCGTTTACCTGTCCCCATGGTCGGCCCACTATAATTTCAATGTCGCTGTATGAAATAGAAAAAAGGTTTAAAAGGAAATAG